A single region of the Streptomyces diastaticus subsp. diastaticus genome encodes:
- a CDS encoding MFS transporter yields the protein MSREQRGPNEKLGTVLALAGMSNAGLARRVNDLGAQRGLTLRYDKTSVARWVSKGMVPQGAAPHLIAAAIGQKLGRPVPLHEIGLADADPAPEVGLAFPRDVGAAVKSATELYRLDLAGRRAGGGIWQSLAGSFAVSAYATPASRWLITPADSSVAREAAPSEGGSPRQRVGHADVRKLKEAAEDARRWDSKYGGGDWRSSMVPECLRVEAAPLLLGSYSDEVGRALFGASAELTRLAGWMAFDTGQQEAAQRYYIQALRLARAAADVPLGGYVLATMSLQSTYRGFGDEGVDLAQAAVERNRGLATARTMSFFRLVEARAHARAGDAQAAGAALRAAEGWLERAREGDADPQWLGFYTYDRFAADAAECYRDLKAPRQVRRFTEQALSQPTDEFVRSHGLRLIVSAVAELESGNLDAACEQGVRALEVAGRISSARTTEYVRDLLHRLEPYGDEPRVVELRERARPLLTSPA from the coding sequence ATGTCCAGGGAGCAACGCGGGCCGAACGAGAAACTCGGCACCGTTCTCGCCCTCGCGGGAATGAGCAACGCCGGGTTGGCACGCCGGGTCAACGACCTCGGCGCGCAGCGGGGGCTGACGCTCCGCTACGACAAGACCTCGGTCGCCCGTTGGGTGTCCAAGGGGATGGTGCCGCAGGGCGCCGCGCCCCATCTGATCGCGGCGGCCATCGGGCAGAAACTCGGCCGCCCGGTGCCGCTGCACGAGATCGGGCTGGCCGACGCCGACCCGGCACCGGAGGTGGGGCTCGCCTTCCCGCGCGACGTCGGGGCGGCGGTGAAGTCGGCCACCGAGCTGTACCGGCTGGATCTCGCGGGCCGGCGGGCCGGCGGCGGTATCTGGCAGTCCTTGGCCGGTTCCTTCGCCGTGAGCGCCTACGCGACCCCCGCGTCACGTTGGCTGATAACCCCGGCCGACTCCTCGGTCGCGCGGGAGGCCGCCCCCTCGGAGGGCGGCTCCCCCCGGCAGAGGGTCGGCCACGCCGACGTCCGCAAACTCAAGGAGGCCGCGGAGGACGCGCGCCGCTGGGACTCCAAGTACGGCGGCGGCGACTGGCGTTCGTCGATGGTTCCGGAGTGCCTCAGGGTCGAGGCGGCACCGCTGCTGCTCGGCTCGTACTCCGACGAGGTCGGCCGCGCCCTCTTCGGCGCCAGCGCCGAACTGACCCGGCTGGCGGGGTGGATGGCCTTCGACACCGGGCAGCAGGAGGCGGCTCAGCGGTACTACATCCAGGCGCTGCGGCTGGCCCGGGCGGCGGCCGACGTGCCGCTCGGGGGATACGTGCTGGCCACGATGTCGCTCCAGTCGACGTATCGGGGCTTCGGCGACGAGGGGGTGGACCTCGCGCAGGCCGCGGTGGAGCGCAACAGAGGGCTGGCCACGGCGCGCACCATGAGCTTCTTCCGGCTCGTCGAGGCGAGGGCGCACGCCCGCGCGGGCGACGCCCAGGCCGCGGGCGCCGCCCTGCGCGCGGCGGAGGGGTGGCTGGAGCGGGCCAGGGAGGGTGACGCGGACCCGCAGTGGCTCGGCTTCTACACCTACGACCGTTTCGCGGCCGACGCCGCCGAGTGCTACCGCGACCTGAAGGCTCCGCGCCAGGTCAGACGCTTCACCGAGCAGGCCCTCTCCCAGCCGACCGACGAGTTCGTCCGCTCGCACGGCCTGCGGCTGATCGTTTCCGCTGTCGCCGAGCTGGAGTCGGGCAACCTCGACGCCGCCTGCGAGCAGGGCGTCCGCGCACTGGAGGTGGCCGGCCGGATCTCCTCCGCCCGCACCACGGAGTACGTACGCGACCTGCTGCACCGCCTGGAGCCGTACGGCGACGAGCCACGCGTGGTGGAGCTGCGCGAGCGCGCCCGCCCGCTGCTGACCTCCCCGGCGTAG
- the lhgO gene encoding L-2-hydroxyglutarate oxidase, with the protein MRDETDVVVIGGGIVGLSTAYALRRRQPGIRVTVLEKEQGPARHQTGRNSGVIHSGVYYRPGSLKARYATRGAAEMVRFCAEHGIPHEVTGKLIVATGREELPRLHALVQRGRENGIPVRELGPSQISEYEPEVRGLAAIHVGTTGVCDYGAVARALAGSSGADIRYGAEADLISRRLGRGVAVRTKDGTVVRGRVLVNCAGLHCDRVARLAGDDPKMRIVPFRGEFYDLARPELVRGLVYPVPDPAFPFLGVHLTRGVDGGVHAGPNAVLAAAREGYSWPVVRPTDLAETLTWPGFWHLARRHAGHGLGEVGRSLSKEAFTRAVRRLLPAVRESDLVRAPAGVRAQAVLRDGTLVDDFLIRQGPGTVHVLNAPSPAATASLPIGREVARRALEVLGRG; encoded by the coding sequence GTGCGGGACGAGACCGACGTGGTGGTGATCGGCGGCGGGATCGTCGGGCTGTCGACGGCGTACGCGCTCCGCCGTCGACAGCCCGGCATCCGCGTGACGGTGCTGGAGAAGGAACAGGGCCCGGCCCGCCACCAGACGGGGCGCAACAGCGGCGTCATCCACAGCGGTGTCTACTACCGCCCCGGCTCCCTCAAGGCGCGGTACGCGACGCGGGGCGCCGCCGAGATGGTCCGGTTCTGCGCGGAGCACGGCATCCCCCACGAGGTCACCGGCAAGCTGATCGTCGCCACCGGCCGCGAGGAGCTGCCCCGCCTGCACGCCCTGGTCCAACGCGGCCGGGAGAACGGCATCCCGGTCCGCGAACTGGGCCCCTCCCAGATCTCCGAGTACGAGCCGGAGGTGCGTGGCCTCGCCGCCATCCACGTCGGCACGACCGGCGTCTGCGACTACGGCGCGGTCGCCCGGGCACTCGCCGGGTCCTCCGGGGCCGACATCCGGTACGGCGCGGAGGCCGACCTCATATCCCGCCGCCTCGGCCGGGGCGTGGCCGTGCGCACCAAGGACGGCACGGTGGTACGCGGCCGCGTGCTGGTGAACTGCGCGGGCCTGCACTGCGACCGCGTGGCCCGGCTGGCGGGCGACGACCCGAAGATGCGGATCGTCCCCTTCCGCGGCGAGTTCTACGACCTGGCCCGGCCCGAGCTGGTCCGCGGCCTGGTCTACCCGGTCCCCGACCCGGCCTTCCCCTTCCTGGGCGTCCACCTGACCCGTGGCGTGGACGGCGGTGTGCACGCCGGCCCGAACGCCGTCCTGGCCGCGGCCCGCGAGGGCTACTCCTGGCCGGTGGTGCGCCCCACCGATCTGGCGGAGACCCTTACCTGGCCGGGCTTCTGGCACCTCGCCCGCCGGCACGCGGGACACGGCCTCGGTGAGGTGGGCCGCTCCCTGTCGAAGGAGGCGTTCACCCGGGCGGTGCGCAGACTGCTGCCCGCCGTCCGTGAGAGCGACCTGGTGCGCGCCCCGGCCGGCGTCCGCGCCCAGGCGGTGCTGCGCGACGGCACGCTCGTCGACGACTTCCTCATCCGTCAGGGCCCCGGCACCGTCCACGTCCTCAACGCGCCCTCCCCGGCCGCCACCGCCTCCCTGCCGATCGGACGCGAGGTGGCCCGGCGGGCCCTGGAGGTGCTCGGGCGGGGCTGA
- the trmB gene encoding tRNA (guanosine(46)-N7)-methyltransferase TrmB, whose translation MSSQNAPQPPAPATDAPATPPVAAAPRSARTSAAKPERTRMFADGAGPAADPAGSHFERRIRSFQPRRSRVTTGQGEALRRLWPVWGIDVDGQRVLDLDEMFGGRPVVLEIGFGMGEATARMAADDPDTGILAVDVHTPGQGNLLNLADQLGLDNVRVANGDAVILLREMLAREALAGLRVYFPDPWPKTRHHKRRLVQPEFLSLAAPRLAPGALLHCATDWEPYAEQMHDVLSAHPAYENTVTLPGPAVEGTDGVVRHGYAPRPAFRPRTRFEGQGLDKGHVVHDLLFRRAAPAAG comes from the coding sequence GTGAGCAGCCAGAACGCGCCCCAGCCCCCCGCCCCCGCGACCGACGCCCCGGCCACCCCGCCGGTGGCGGCGGCGCCCCGCAGCGCCCGCACCTCGGCGGCGAAGCCGGAGCGCACCAGGATGTTCGCCGACGGCGCGGGCCCGGCGGCCGACCCGGCCGGCTCGCACTTCGAGCGGCGCATCCGCAGCTTCCAGCCGCGCCGCAGCCGGGTCACCACCGGTCAGGGCGAGGCGCTGCGGCGGCTCTGGCCGGTCTGGGGCATCGACGTGGACGGGCAGCGCGTGCTCGACCTCGACGAGATGTTCGGCGGACGGCCGGTGGTGCTGGAGATCGGCTTCGGCATGGGCGAGGCGACCGCGCGGATGGCCGCCGACGACCCCGACACCGGCATCCTCGCCGTCGACGTCCACACCCCCGGCCAGGGCAACCTCCTCAACCTCGCCGACCAGCTGGGCCTGGACAACGTCCGGGTGGCCAACGGGGACGCCGTCATCCTGCTCCGCGAGATGCTCGCCCGCGAGGCACTGGCCGGCCTGCGCGTCTACTTCCCCGACCCGTGGCCGAAGACCCGCCACCACAAGCGACGCCTCGTCCAGCCCGAGTTCCTGAGCCTGGCGGCGCCCCGGCTCGCGCCCGGCGCCCTCCTGCACTGCGCGACCGACTGGGAGCCGTACGCCGAGCAGATGCACGACGTCCTCAGCGCACACCCCGCCTACGAGAACACGGTGACGCTGCCCGGCCCCGCCGTGGAGGGCACGGACGGCGTGGTGCGGCACGGGTACGCGCCGCGTCCCGCGTTCCGGCCGCGTACCCGGTTCGAGGGGCAGGGGCTAGACAAGGGGCACGTCGTGCACGACCTGCTGTTCCGCAGGGCGGCGCCGGCCGCCGGCTGA
- a CDS encoding PrsW family intramembrane metalloprotease, with protein sequence MIHSPSYSASQPEQQHGAGAEGAGPGEALPPPPPMPPYPAPLPLMRWWQRHAVRVGVLIGLLTVSGGIILALVREQTGTHGFLVGLGLALLPVPLLLAVFRWVEAVEPGPWRNLVFCFAWGACAAALIAIVANTLATEWLVGSTLEPFTGGDEPLRRDAVGATYVAPVVEESAKALSVLLLFLFRRQHFRGLLDGAVTACLTGAGFAFTENILYLGNAFGRDQLSGDTGMASVTAATFFVRIVLSPFAHPLFTLLTGIGFGLAARSGGRRRLRRVLLPLAGLLLSIGMHGLWNGSATLMGPFGFITVYALVMVPVFGLSVWLLVWARADVLRAVRAHLPAYVAAGWLAPTEPVALATMNARHLARDHARRSGGRGAVRALAAYQRDATSLALLRRRGERGQAEADFVERERALLDSLWERRGAVRPAQSHAARLLAPAPPAMWLPHRHGGWGWGWGAPYGPPGYGGAPWGAPWPGPAAPWPGAAPAGYPAHFGGPGHPAPSAPHSWPYAPPPHIPPKHR encoded by the coding sequence GTGATCCACAGCCCGTCGTACTCGGCCTCGCAGCCCGAGCAGCAGCACGGGGCCGGTGCCGAGGGCGCCGGTCCCGGCGAGGCGCTGCCGCCTCCTCCGCCGATGCCCCCGTATCCGGCCCCGCTCCCCCTCATGCGCTGGTGGCAGCGGCACGCCGTCCGCGTGGGGGTGCTGATCGGCCTGCTCACGGTCTCCGGCGGCATCATCCTCGCCCTGGTCCGCGAGCAGACCGGGACGCACGGCTTTCTCGTGGGACTCGGTCTGGCCCTGCTGCCGGTGCCGCTGCTCCTCGCCGTGTTCCGCTGGGTGGAGGCGGTCGAGCCGGGCCCCTGGCGGAACTTGGTCTTCTGCTTCGCCTGGGGCGCGTGCGCGGCCGCGCTGATCGCCATCGTCGCCAACACCCTGGCCACCGAGTGGCTCGTCGGCTCCACCCTGGAGCCCTTCACGGGCGGCGACGAGCCGCTGAGGCGCGACGCCGTCGGCGCCACCTACGTCGCTCCCGTCGTCGAGGAGTCCGCGAAGGCGCTCTCGGTGCTCCTGCTCTTCCTCTTCCGCAGGCAGCACTTCCGCGGCCTGCTGGACGGCGCGGTGACGGCCTGCCTCACCGGCGCCGGCTTCGCCTTCACCGAGAACATCCTCTACCTCGGGAACGCCTTCGGCCGCGACCAGTTGAGCGGCGACACCGGCATGGCCTCGGTGACCGCCGCCACCTTCTTCGTCCGCATCGTGCTGTCGCCCTTCGCCCACCCGCTCTTCACTCTCCTCACCGGGATCGGCTTCGGACTGGCGGCCCGCTCCGGTGGCCGCCGTCGGCTGCGCCGGGTCCTCCTGCCGCTGGCCGGCCTGCTCCTCTCCATCGGCATGCACGGCCTGTGGAACGGCTCGGCCACCCTGATGGGCCCCTTCGGCTTCATCACCGTCTACGCCCTGGTGATGGTTCCGGTCTTCGGCCTCTCCGTCTGGCTCCTGGTGTGGGCCCGCGCCGACGTCCTGCGCGCCGTCCGCGCCCACCTCCCGGCGTACGTGGCCGCGGGCTGGCTCGCCCCGACGGAACCGGTCGCCCTCGCCACGATGAACGCCAGGCATCTGGCCCGCGACCACGCCCGGCGCTCCGGCGGGCGCGGAGCGGTGCGGGCCCTGGCCGCCTACCAACGCGACGCGACCTCCCTGGCCCTGCTGCGCCGCCGCGGTGAACGGGGCCAGGCCGAGGCCGACTTCGTCGAGCGCGAGCGCGCCCTGCTCGACTCACTCTGGGAGCGCCGCGGGGCCGTGCGCCCGGCCCAGTCGCACGCCGCCCGCCTGCTGGCGCCTGCGCCGCCCGCGATGTGGCTGCCGCACCGGCACGGCGGCTGGGGCTGGGGCTGGGGCGCACCGTACGGGCCCCCGGGGTACGGCGGGGCGCCGTGGGGCGCGCCGTGGCCGGGGCCAGCCGCGCCGTGGCCGGGTGCCGCACCGGCGGGGTATCCGGCCCACTTCGGCGGCCCCGGACACCCGGCCCCCTCGGCGCCGCACTCGTGGCCGTACGCCCCGCCGCCGCACATACCCCCGAAGCACCGCTGA
- a CDS encoding aldo/keto reductase, with protein sequence MTSLRPLGSSDLDVFPLALGGNVFGWTADEAQSFAVLDAYTAAGGNFLDSADSYSSWVPGNEGGESETLIGKWLASRGNRDEIVVATKVGGHPQFKGLSAGNVKAAAEESLRRLGTDRIDLYYTHFDDPAVPVEEIVTALDDLVKAGKVRAVAASNISPERLQESLDFSDREGLTRYAALQPHYNLVSRDTYEGPLQEVASRAGLAAVPYYALASGFLTGKYRPGTSVASPRAEGAEKHLSTGRGQKVLAALDTVAEAHGAEVASVALAWLAARPTVAAPIASARTVEQLPALLAVADLTLTEDELRLLTVASA encoded by the coding sequence ATGACCTCTCTCCGGCCTCTCGGCAGCTCTGATCTCGACGTCTTCCCGCTGGCCCTCGGAGGCAACGTCTTCGGCTGGACCGCGGACGAGGCGCAGTCCTTCGCCGTCCTCGACGCCTACACCGCTGCGGGCGGCAACTTCCTCGACAGCGCGGACAGTTACTCCTCCTGGGTGCCGGGGAACGAGGGCGGCGAGTCCGAGACCCTGATCGGCAAGTGGCTGGCGTCGCGCGGCAACCGCGACGAGATCGTCGTGGCCACCAAGGTGGGCGGCCATCCGCAGTTCAAGGGGCTCTCCGCCGGCAACGTGAAGGCGGCGGCCGAGGAGTCGCTGCGGCGGCTCGGCACCGACCGGATCGACCTGTACTACACCCACTTCGACGACCCCGCCGTGCCGGTCGAGGAGATCGTGACCGCCCTCGACGACCTGGTGAAGGCGGGCAAGGTACGAGCCGTCGCCGCCTCCAACATCAGCCCAGAACGCCTCCAGGAGTCCCTCGACTTCTCCGACCGGGAGGGCCTGACCCGGTACGCCGCGCTCCAGCCGCACTACAACCTCGTCTCCCGGGACACCTACGAGGGCCCGCTCCAGGAAGTCGCCTCGCGCGCGGGCCTGGCGGCGGTGCCGTACTACGCCCTCGCCAGCGGGTTCCTGACGGGCAAGTACCGGCCGGGCACCTCCGTGGCGAGCCCCCGGGCGGAGGGCGCCGAGAAGCATCTGTCGACCGGGCGCGGCCAGAAGGTCCTCGCCGCCCTCGACACCGTCGCCGAGGCTCACGGCGCCGAGGTGGCGTCGGTCGCCCTCGCCTGGCTCGCCGCCCGCCCGACCGTGGCCGCCCCGATCGCCAGCGCCCGCACGGTCGAACAGCTCCCCGCGCTGCTGGCCGTCGCCGACCTCACGCTGACCGAGGACGAACTGAGGCTGCTCACGGTCGCGTCGGCCTGA
- a CDS encoding M23 family metallopeptidase, which yields MASNRPAPEALFVPNDEDRTAGPAAYGPAGGPWEEWNPTEESIRPVRGRHRVAKQRGGGLARSSTVLGVGVIAAVGAGGIATAKEKPPVSISLPDLSTVKASLPDAGSLPGVGSLLGSDESDTQVTASPLTGAGVTVADAEQGTTDAGEALRARIMQQAEHQQDQADQSVARAAEQAAAEQAAAEAAKVQEAAEKKLAEEERKKAEEKRKKAEAERLAKLAASFSLPTTSYTLTSTYGQAGAMWSSGYHTGLDFAAPTGTPLKAIHSGTIKEAGWAGSYGYRTILELEDGTELWYSHQSSMSVSVGQKVTTGDVIGRVGATGNVTGPHLHLEIHPGGGDGVDPLSWLRSKGLNI from the coding sequence GTGGCGTCGAACCGTCCTGCCCCTGAGGCCCTGTTCGTGCCGAACGACGAGGACCGCACCGCCGGCCCCGCGGCCTACGGACCCGCCGGGGGGCCGTGGGAGGAATGGAATCCCACCGAGGAGTCCATCCGTCCCGTCCGCGGCCGGCACCGTGTCGCGAAGCAGCGCGGCGGTGGCCTGGCCCGCTCCTCCACCGTCCTCGGCGTCGGCGTCATCGCCGCGGTGGGCGCCGGCGGTATCGCCACCGCCAAGGAGAAGCCCCCGGTCTCCATCTCCCTGCCCGACCTCTCCACCGTCAAGGCGTCGCTCCCTGACGCCGGTTCGCTGCCGGGCGTCGGCTCCCTGCTGGGGTCGGACGAGTCCGACACACAGGTCACCGCCAGTCCGCTCACCGGCGCCGGGGTCACCGTCGCCGACGCCGAGCAGGGCACCACCGACGCGGGCGAGGCACTGCGGGCCCGCATCATGCAGCAGGCCGAGCACCAGCAGGACCAGGCCGACCAGAGCGTCGCCCGCGCCGCCGAGCAGGCCGCGGCCGAGCAGGCCGCCGCCGAGGCCGCGAAGGTCCAGGAGGCCGCGGAGAAGAAGCTGGCCGAGGAGGAACGGAAGAAGGCCGAGGAGAAGCGGAAGAAGGCGGAGGCCGAGCGCCTCGCCAAGCTCGCCGCCAGTTTCTCGCTCCCCACCACCTCCTACACCCTGACCTCGACCTACGGTCAGGCGGGCGCCATGTGGTCCTCCGGCTACCACACCGGTCTCGACTTCGCGGCTCCCACCGGGACGCCGCTGAAGGCGATCCACTCCGGCACCATCAAGGAAGCGGGCTGGGCCGGCTCGTACGGCTACCGGACCATCCTGGAGCTGGAGGACGGCACCGAACTCTGGTACTCCCACCAGTCGTCGATGTCGGTCAGCGTGGGGCAGAAGGTCACCACCGGCGATGTCATCGGCCGCGTCGGCGCGACCGGCAACGTCACCGGCCCCCATCTGCACCTGGAGATCCACCCGGGTGGCGGCGACGGCGTCGACCCGCTCAGCTGGCTGCGGAGCAAGGGCCTCAACATCTGA
- a CDS encoding PP2C family protein-serine/threonine phosphatase, with amino-acid sequence MGKRGDAERETGRPAAEEPSAEGASARRGGNGRTPLGNYKSDRRTASRSRALVQLLPAVLIVAGVIFDEAAPPRFNASPLYAAAPLIAAPFFSLLGTVATGAVALAAVSLLQWQAGTLGEVDSTTELLTILTCGLLAVLSNRVVSRSGEELATARNIAEAAQRAVLPIPAERIGGFDVAARYEAAQADALIGGDLYAVQETPHGVRLLVGDVRGKGLGAVEAVAVVIGAFREAAEQESSLEMVAQRLERALAREGVRREGLDQFEGFTTALLAEIPPGQSVVRTVNRGHPEPLLLDRDGRVRVLVPAQPALPLGMGDLGAWPDRSDTAPFPSGAILLLFTDGLTEARDRRGVFYDPAARLTGRRFGAPDHLLETLSEEVRVHTGGGPQDDMALLALRRP; translated from the coding sequence GTGGGGAAACGCGGCGACGCGGAGCGGGAGACGGGCCGACCGGCTGCCGAGGAGCCTTCCGCGGAAGGGGCGTCGGCGAGGCGCGGCGGTAACGGACGCACTCCCCTCGGCAACTACAAGAGCGACCGGCGTACGGCGAGCAGATCCCGGGCACTGGTACAGCTGCTGCCCGCGGTGCTGATCGTGGCCGGGGTCATCTTCGACGAGGCGGCGCCACCCCGTTTCAACGCCAGTCCGCTCTACGCCGCCGCGCCCCTGATCGCCGCCCCGTTCTTCTCCCTCCTCGGCACGGTGGCCACCGGGGCCGTCGCGCTGGCCGCGGTGAGCCTCCTCCAATGGCAGGCCGGGACGCTGGGTGAGGTCGACTCGACCACCGAGCTGCTGACCATCCTGACCTGCGGCCTCCTCGCCGTGCTCAGCAACCGGGTGGTGAGCCGCAGCGGCGAGGAACTCGCCACCGCCCGCAACATCGCCGAGGCCGCCCAGCGTGCCGTGCTGCCCATCCCGGCCGAGCGCATCGGCGGCTTCGACGTGGCCGCCCGCTACGAGGCCGCCCAGGCCGACGCGCTCATCGGCGGCGACCTGTACGCCGTGCAGGAGACCCCGCACGGGGTGCGGCTGCTGGTCGGCGACGTACGCGGCAAGGGGCTCGGCGCGGTGGAGGCGGTCGCCGTGGTGATCGGTGCGTTCCGGGAGGCGGCCGAGCAGGAGTCGAGCCTGGAGATGGTCGCCCAGCGCCTCGAACGCGCCCTCGCCCGCGAAGGCGTACGGCGGGAGGGGCTCGACCAGTTCGAAGGGTTCACCACCGCGTTGCTGGCTGAGATCCCGCCTGGGCAGTCCGTCGTCCGCACGGTCAACCGGGGGCACCCCGAGCCGCTGCTGCTCGACAGGGACGGACGGGTGCGCGTGCTGGTGCCGGCCCAGCCCGCGCTTCCGCTCGGCATGGGGGACCTCGGGGCGTGGCCGGACCGGTCGGACACCGCGCCGTTCCCGTCCGGCGCCATCCTGCTGCTGTTCACCGACGGGCTGACGGAGGCGCGCGACCGCCGCGGGGTCTTCTACGACCCGGCGGCACGGCTGACGGGCCGTCGCTTCGGTGCCCCCGACCACTTGCTGGAGACACTTTCCGAGGAGGTCCGCGTGCACACCGGCGGCGGACCGCAGGACGACATGGCGTTGCTGGCGTTGCGCCGCCCCTGA
- a CDS encoding GlsB/YeaQ/YmgE family stress response membrane protein, giving the protein MEMSGIISAIVIGIVIGVLGRLVVPGRQRIGLLLTIVVGIVAALVGTFIAAQLGLAETKGVDWAEWGIQIVLAALGVVALDRTMGGRRR; this is encoded by the coding sequence ATGGAGATGTCCGGGATCATCAGCGCGATCGTCATCGGCATCGTCATCGGTGTCCTGGGACGCCTGGTCGTCCCCGGCCGCCAGCGCATCGGCCTGCTGCTGACCATCGTCGTCGGCATCGTGGCGGCGCTCGTCGGCACCTTCATCGCCGCTCAGCTCGGCCTCGCCGAGACCAAGGGCGTCGACTGGGCCGAATGGGGCATCCAGATCGTCCTGGCCGCGCTCGGCGTGGTCGCCCTGGACCGGACCATGGGCGGACGCCGTCGGTGA
- a CDS encoding TerD family protein, translated as MGVSLAKGGNVSLSKEAPGLTAVLVGLGWDVRTTTGTDYDLDASALLCDESGKVVSDRHFVFYNNLTSPDGSVEHTGDNLTGEGDGDDEAVKVNLAAVPPQVTRIVFPVSIHDAESRGQSFGQVRNAFIRVVNQSGGAEIARYDLTEDASTETAMVFGELYRHGAEWKFRAVGQGYASGLAGIAQDFGVNV; from the coding sequence GTGGGCGTTTCCCTGGCCAAGGGCGGCAATGTCTCTCTCAGCAAGGAAGCCCCCGGGCTGACCGCGGTCCTTGTCGGGCTCGGCTGGGACGTCCGTACGACGACCGGCACCGACTACGACCTCGACGCCAGCGCCCTGCTCTGCGACGAGTCCGGCAAGGTCGTCTCCGACCGGCACTTCGTCTTCTACAACAACCTGACGAGCCCCGACGGCTCCGTCGAGCACACCGGCGACAACCTCACCGGCGAGGGCGACGGTGACGACGAGGCGGTCAAGGTCAACCTCGCGGCGGTTCCGCCGCAGGTCACGCGCATCGTCTTCCCCGTCTCCATCCACGACGCGGAGTCCCGCGGCCAGAGCTTCGGCCAGGTCCGGAACGCCTTCATCCGCGTGGTGAACCAGTCCGGCGGCGCCGAGATCGCGCGGTACGACCTGACCGAGGACGCCTCCACCGAGACCGCCATGGTCTTCGGCGAGCTCTACCGGCACGGCGCCGAGTGGAAGTTCCGCGCGGTCGGCCAGGGATACGCCTCGGGCCTGGCCGGGATCGCCCAGGACTTCGGCGTCAACGTCTGA